One stretch of Lolium rigidum isolate FL_2022 unplaced genomic scaffold, APGP_CSIRO_Lrig_0.1 contig_15802_1, whole genome shotgun sequence DNA includes these proteins:
- the LOC124680411 gene encoding UDP-glycosyltransferase 83A1-like, translated as MATTKPQVMVLPFPAQGHVTPFMELSHRLVDHGFEVTFVCTGLIHALLLDAMPCNTDGNKTPLEGIRLVSIPDGMAESDDRRDLCKFVEAVSQYVPGYVEELIRETEASGEKKVKWLLADVNMGFCFRVAKNLGVRVAAVWPAAAASLGMWFRIPHMIEDGLIDDKGVAKREGTYEFGPKMPPICTARMPWVIDGPPEGQQAMFQVVVSDNAQATSHAEIIVCNSFLDAETTAFELFPEIVPIGPLFADQEFRKPVGQFWPEDASCLEWLDAQSDSSVVYVAFGSFTIFGSRQFQELAEGLERTGRPFLWVVRPDFTSGGLSKAWFDEFSSRMAGKGMIVSWCPQQQVLAHPAVACFMSHCGWNSTTEGVRNGVPILCWPYFADQFTNRSYICDIWMTGLAVTAGEDGVVTKEEVQSKLEQLIGDKEIAERVRMLRDAARTSLNEGGSSYENFKRFVNLLAE; from the exons ATGGCCACTACGAAGCCTCAAGTGATGGTGCTGCCATTTCCGGCGCAAGGCCACGTCACTCCGTTCATGGAGCTGtcgcaccgcctcgtcgaccatgGCTTCGAGGTCACCTTCGTCTGCACCGGGCTCATACACGCGCTCCTCCTCGACGCCATGCCGTGCAACACCGACGGCAACAAGACGCCGTTGGAGGGGATCCGTCTGGTGTCAATACCGGATGGCATGGCTGAAAGCGACGACCGCAGGGATCTCTGCAAGTTCGTGGAAGCGGTCTCGCAGTACGTGCCCGGCTACGTGGAGGAGCTCATCAGGGAGACGGAGGCGTCCGGGGAGAAGAAGGTGAAGTGGCTCCTCGCCGATGTCAACATGGGGTTCTGCTTCCGGGTTGCCAAGAACCTCGGCGTTCGGGTGGCTGCCGTCTGGCCGGCGGCAGCTGCGAGTCTCGGGATGTGGTTCAGGATTCCCCACATGATAGAAGATGGCCTCATTGACGACAAGG GCGTGGCAAAGCGAGAGGGAACGTACGAGTTCGGGCCCAAGATGCCGCCGATCTGCACGGCGCGCATGCCGTGGGTTATCGACGGCCCACCCGAGGGGCAGCAGGCAATGTTCCAAGTGGTGGTCTCCGACAACGCCCAGGCCACCAGCCATGCCGAGATCATCGTGTGCAACTCGTTCCTGGACGCCGAGACCACGGCGTTCGAGCTGTTCCCCGAGATAGTGCCTATCGGCCCGCTGTTCGCCGATCAGGAGTTCCGGAAGCCGGTGGGGCAGTTCTGGCCGGAAGACGCGAGCTGCTTGGAATGGCTGGACGCGCAGTCCGACAGCTCCGTCGTGTACGTGGCGTTCGGCAGCTTCACCATCTTCGGCTCGCGGCAGTTCCAGGAGCTGGCCGAGGGGCTGGAGCGCACCGGCCGGCCGTTCTTGTGGGTGGTGCGCCCGGACTTCACCTCCGGCGGTCTGAGCAAGGCGTGGTTCGACGAGTTTTCGAGCCGCATGGCCGGCAAGGGCATGATCGTCAGCTGGTGCCCCCAGCAGCAG GTTCTGGCGCATCCCGCGGTGGCCTGCTTCATGTcgcactgcgggtggaactcgaCGACGGAAGGGGTCAGGAACGGCGTGCCGATCTTGTGCTGGCCCTACTTCGCCGATCAATTCACGAACCGGAGCTACATTTGCGACATCTGGATGACTGGCTTGGCCGTGACGGCCGGTGAAGATGGCGTCGTGACTAAAGAAGAGGTGCAGAGCAAACTGGAGCAGCTCATCGGCGACAAGGAGATTGCAGAGAGGGTACGGATGCTCAGGGACGCAGCTCGCACAAGCCTCAACGAGGGCGGCTCCTCGTACGAGAACTTCAAGAGATTTGTTAATCTCTTGGCGGAGTGA